Proteins encoded together in one Anopheles darlingi chromosome 3, idAnoDarlMG_H_01, whole genome shotgun sequence window:
- the LOC125954204 gene encoding general odorant-binding protein lush-like encodes MKPSVVLSFLVWLCTQYMFRVIEGAMTMKQLTNSMDMMRGACAPKFKLDEVELHGLRKSVFPPDPDKELKCYTLCIAQMAGTMTKKGDISFSKTMAQIEAMLPPELKSMAKEALTSCKDIQLSYKDPCDKTYFSSKCAADHSPDSFMFP; translated from the exons ATGAAACCGTCGGTGGTGCTGTCGTTTCTAGTTTGGTTGTGTACTCAGTACATGTTTCGTGTTATTGAAGGAGCT ATGACCATGAAGCAATTGACGAATTCGATGGATATGATGCGTGGAGCGTGTGCTCCCAAGTTCAAGCTCGATGAAG TGGAGCTCCATGGATTACGAAAGTCCGTGTTtccaccggatccggataaAGAGCTGAAGTGCTACACCTTGTGCATCGCACAGATGGCTGGAACT ATGACCAAAAAAGGAGATATCAGCTTCTCGAAAACCATGGCTCAAATCGAGGCAATGTTGCCGCCTGAGCTGAAATCGATGGCTAAAGAAGCGCTAACAAGTTGCAAAGATATAC AGCTATCTTACAAGGATCCGTGTGATAAGACGTACTTTTCGTCGAAATGTGCCGCTGATCATAGCCCGGACTCGTTTATGTTCCCATGA
- the LOC125954197 gene encoding 2-methoxy-6-polyprenyl-1,4-benzoquinol methylase, mitochondrial has translation MLVFRSWRKFRAAKGLYPLARLTTNAREHRPNESAPTSHESDTHFGFETVKESEKWKKVHKVFEEVAASYDLMNDAMSLGIHRVWKDIFMERLAPVGNGNRLLDMAGGTGDISFRYMKYLQRLPAANRTPSHVTVCDINQNMLDVGQKRWEKLNLPVSGDTIDWVCADAEKLPFENDSFTVYTIAFGIRNCTHIDRVLSEAYRVLKPGGRFMCLEFSHVTNESLQWLYDQYSFQVIPPMGQILANQWQPYQYLVESIRKFPVQDDFKAMIENAGFKCVEYENLSFGVVAIHSGFKI, from the exons ATGCTCGTGTTCCGAAGTTGGAGGAAATTCCGGGCCGCGAAAGGTTTGTATCCTTTAGCTCGATTAACGACTAACGCTCGGGAACATCGGCCGAACGAAAGCGCACCAACAAGCCACGAATCGGACACACATTTCGGATTCGAGACCGTcaaggagagcgagaaatggaaaaaggtgCACAAAGTGTTCGAAGAAGTGGCCGCATCGTACGACCTGATGAACGACGCGATGTCCTTGGGAATCCACCGTGTGTGGAAGGATATTTTCATGGAACGCCTGGCCCCGGTGGGCAACGGTAACCGGTTGTTGGACATGGCCGGTGGGACCGGCGATATTTCGTTCCGCTACATGAAGTACCTGCAGAGATTACCGGCCGCCAATCGCACACCAAGTCACGTTACGGTGTGCGACATCAATCAAAATATGCTCGACGTTGGACAAAAACGCTGGGAAAA ACTGAATCTTCCGGTTTCTGGCGACACGATAGATTGGGTTTGTGCGGATGCCGAGAAACTTCCGTTTGAGAATGACTCTTTTACCGTTTACACAATTGCCTTCGGTATAAGAAATTGTACTCATATCGATAGA GTTCTTTCGGAAGCATACCGTGTTTTGAAACCAGGGGGCCGGTTTATGTGCCTTGAATTTAGCCATGTGACCAACGAATCCTTACAGTG GTTGTACGACCAATATTCCTTTCAAGTGATACCACCGATGGGACAAATTCTAGCAAACCAATGGCAACCATACCAATATCTCGTGGAAAGCATACGCAAATTTCCCGTGCAAGACGATTTTAAAGCCATGATCGAAAATGCTGGGTTCAAATGTGTGGAATATGAAAACTTGTCGTTTGGAGTAGTTGCAATTCATTCTGGTTTCAAAATATGA
- the LOC125954196 gene encoding bcl-2-related ovarian killer protein-like, with the protein MSSTSRGVPSSVTSSPIVAAAVAAAAAAITPKRSSSNPPHHHHHHQMLHLTTSQDVIQQGKRLCGEYIRARLKRSGLLNRKILQRLRNSIVPDGASAGIGSVGGGSGMMLIAGGGGAVVREAFPILHGMGIELERMHPRLYTNVSRQISNEPWGELTEPDTVGYLLHIVAKDLFKTGVTWGKVISLFAIAGGLAVDCVRQDHTDYLQQLIEGTTDVIEEDLAGWLVERGGWLGLQDHVYPQPAEITLTGWLTITIITLALLYLVSLFLKLIGSNYLNSEPTVAAAAVGSTIGSASSSS; encoded by the exons ATGTCGAGCACATCACGAGGTGTCCCGAGCAGCGTGACCTCCTCACCGATCGTCGCTGCCGCGgttgccgcagcagccgcggccATCACCCCCAAGCGAAGCTCCAGCAATccccctcatcatcaccatcaccatcagatGCTGCACCTGACGACGTCCCAGGATGTGATCCAGCAG GGAAAACGTCTCTGCGGTGAGTACATTCGTGCTCGGTTGAAACGTTCCGGGTTGCTAAACCGTAAAATCCTGCAGCGGTTACGCAACTCGATCGTGCCGGATGGAGCGAGCGCTGGAATCGGTAGTGTTGGGGGTGGCAGTGGAATGATGCTGatcgctggtggcggtggtgccgtcGTTCGTGAAGCATTTCCCATTCTGCACGGTATGGGCATCGAGCTGGAGCGGATGCATCCCCGGTTGTACACCAACGTGAGTCGCCAGATCTCGAACGAACCGTGGGGAGAACTGACCGAACCGGATACGGTCGGCTATCTGCTTCACATCGTCGCGAAGGACCTGTTCAAAACGGGTGTGACCTGGGGCAAAGTGATCTCCCTCTTTGCCATTGCCGGAGGGCTGGCCGTTGACTGTGTGCGGCAAGATCATACGGACTATCTGCAACAGCTGATCGAAGGAACGACCGATGTGATCGAGGAAGATCTCGCGGGGTGGTTGGTAGAGCGAGGCGGTTGGCTTGGCCTGCAGGATCACGTCTATCCGCAACCGGCCGAGATTACGCTAACCGGTTggctcacgatcacgatcatcacgctGGCGCTCCTCTATCTGGTGTCGCTGTTTCTCAAGCTTATCGGCAGCAACTATCTCAACAGTGAACCGACTGTCGCTGCCGCAGCCGTTGGCAGTACCATCGGTTCAGCCTCCTCTTCCAGCTAA
- the LOC125954205 gene encoding uncharacterized protein LOC125954205 produces MRVEMNLDVQRCDEDIESRVAEFKQDSDKMDELNLFLDKLLEEAQKNAEVKLQDKMDEERPKNGNKLLTGIKQHRVVTRTRGIVLRIFEAICNCTNSTTLPGQRPATAPANLGPSSSRN; encoded by the exons atgCGTGTCGAAATGAATCTGGATGTTCAGCGCTGTGACGAGGACATCGAGAGCAGAGTGGCGGAGTTCAAGCAGGATTCCGATAAAATGGACGAGTTGAATCTCTTCCTGGACAAGCTGCTTGAGGAGGCACAGAAAAATGCGGAAGTGAAATTGCAGGACAAAATG GATGAGGAACGTCCGAAAAACg GAAACAAATTGCTGACTGGCATCAAGCAGCATCGAGTGGTGACGCGCACAAGAGGAATCGTACTTCGTATTTTTGAGGCCATCTGCAACTGCACCAACTCCACAACTCTTCCTGGTCAAAGACCAGCGACTGCTCCGGCTAATCTGggaccgtcgtcgtctaggAACTAA